A genomic region of Eucalyptus grandis isolate ANBG69807.140 chromosome 5, ASM1654582v1, whole genome shotgun sequence contains the following coding sequences:
- the LOC104443800 gene encoding probable phospholipid hydroperoxide glutathione peroxidase, translated as MLCSSTKALLLRCRNLRAPLASSSPSSSALPFPIPFSPSVAQQTLLSPRPISSLPAPGPPIKPPPPFGCRSFVSRDRRSSRAMASQSSKGSIYDFTVKDARGNDVDLGSYKGKVLLIVNVASQCGLTNSNYTELSQVYEKYKNQGLEILAFPCNQFGAQEPGTNEQIVEFACTRFKAEYPIFDKVDVNGENADPLYKFLKSSKGGLFGDNIKWNFSKFLIDKEGNVVDRYAPTTSPLSIEKDIKKLLGVA; from the exons ATGCTCTGCTCCTCTACAAAAGCTCTGCTCCTCCGCTGCAGAAATCTCCGCGCCCCTCTCgcctcctcttctccttcttcttctgctctgCCGTTTCCCATTCCCTTCTCTCCTTCGGTAGCTCAGCAAACCCTTCTCTCCCCTCGCCCAATCTCGTCGCTCCCCGCGCCCGGCCCGCCGATCAAGCCGCCGCCGCCTTTCGGTTGTCGGAGCTTCGTCTCGCGCGATCGGAGATCGAGCCGTGCCATGGCGAGTCAGTCCTCGAAGGGTTCGATTTACGACTTCACCGTCAAG GATGCTCGAGGAAATGATGTCGATCTCGGTTCCTACAAGGGCAAGGTCTTGCTGATTGTCAACGTCGCTTCGCAGTG TGGACTGACCAATTCAAACTACACTGAACTCAGTCAGGTCTATGAGAAATACAAGAATCAAG GGTTGGAGATATTAGCATTCCCATGCAATCAGTTTGGAGCTCAGGAGCCGGGGACAAATGAGCAGATCGTAGAATTTGCTTGCACTCGATTCAAGGCTGAATATCCCATTTTTGATAAG GTTGATGTGAATGGTGAAAATGCTGATCCTCTTTACAAGTTCCTGAAATCAAGCAAGGGCGGACTCTTTGGGGATAACATTAAGTGGAACTTCTCCAAGTTCCTCATCGATAAAGAAGGAAATGTCGTCGATCGCTATGCACCCACTACTTCTCCTCTTAGCATCGAG AAGGACATCAAGAAACTGTTGGGAGTGGCATGA
- the LOC104443796 gene encoding LOW QUALITY PROTEIN: probable copper-transporting ATPase HMA5 (The sequence of the model RefSeq protein was modified relative to this genomic sequence to represent the inferred CDS: inserted 1 base in 1 codon): MAAKLFALTCIRKESHGDLSPRPHYPSMPKIPKGASAAGEDVAAEEARALLSVVGMTCSACAGSVEKAVKRLPGIREAIVDVLNGRAQVLYYPSFVNEETIRETIDDVGFQATLIEDETNQRTTQVCRIRINGMTCTSCSSTVESALQAVQGVQKAQVALATEEAQVQYDPRVTNLDLLLKTIEDTGFEAVLVSTGEDVSNIHLKVDGVRTDHSMRILVNSLQALPGXEDVTTDPEVCKFTLSYKPDLMGPRSFIEVIESTGSGRFKAAIFPQGEGGRDAYRQEEIKQYYRSFLWSLVFTIPVFLLSMVFMYLPGIKHGLDTKIVKMMSVGELLRWIFSSPVQFVIGRRFYIGSYKALRHGSANMDVLIALGTNTAYFYSVYSVLSAATSTSFRGTDFFETSSMLISFVLLGKYLEVQAKGKTSEAIAKLMDLAPETAILLTLDIEGNVVSEQEIDSRLIQKNDVIKIIPGTKVASDGFVIWGQSHVNESMITGEARPVAKRKGDAVIGGTVNENGILHIKATRVGSESALAQIVRLVESAQMAKAPVQKFADRISKVFVPLVIVLSFSTWLAWFLTGKFHAYPKSWIPSSMDSFQLALQFGISVMVIACPCALGLATPTAVMVGTGVGASQGILIKGGQALESAHKVNCIVFDKTGTLTVGKPVVVNTRLLKNLVLRDFYELAAATEVNSEHPLAKAVVEYAKKFRDDEENPAWPEASDFVSIPGHGVKAVVHNREIIVGNKSLMSEHNVAIPVEAEEIMAETEGMAQTGILVSIDRELIGVIAISDLLKPGAHEVISILNSMKVRSIMVTGDNWGTANSIAKDVGIDTVIAEAKPEQKAEKVKDLQASGYIVAMVGDGINDSPALVAADVGMAIGAGTDIAIEAADIVLMKSNLEDVITAIDLSRTTFSRIRLNYIWALGYNVLGIPIAAGALYPSTGFRLPPWIAGAAMAASSVSVVCCSLLLKKYRRPMQLDNLQIQGITVN, encoded by the exons ATGGCGGCGAAGCTTTTCGCGCTGACCTGCATCCGCAAGGAGAGCCATGGTGACCTATCCCCGAGGCCGCACTACCCTTCCATGCCCAAGATCCCGAAAGGCGCCTCGGCGGCGGGGGAGGATGTGGCGGCGGAAGAGGCGAGGGCGTTGCTCTCGGTTGTGGGGATGACGTGCTCGGCGTGTGCTGGGTCGGTCGAGAAGGCGGTCAAGAGGCTTCCGGGGATCCGTGAGGCCATCGTCGACGTGCTGAACGGGAGGGCTCAGGTTCTTTACTATCCGAGCTTCGTAAAT GAGGAAACGATACGCGAGACTATCGACGATGTCGGGTTTCAAGCCACCTTGATCGAGGACGAGACGAACCAGAGAACCACTCAAGTATGCCGCATACGCATCAACGGGATGACCTGCACCTCGTGCTCTTCCACAGTCGAGTCGGCTTTGCAGGCTGTCCAGGGTGTCCAAAAGGCCCAGGTAGCGTTGGCGACCGAGGAAGCGCAGGTCCAATATGATCCTCGGGTGACTAACTTGGATCTCCTGTTGAAGACTATCGAGGACACTGGGTTCGAAGCCGTACTCGTCAGTACCGGGGAAGACGTAAGCAACATACATCTCAAAGTTGACGGTGTGAGGACCGATCATTCCATGAGAATCCTGGTAAATTCTCTCCAAGCACTTCCGG TTGAAGATGTCACTACCGATCCCGAGGTATGCAAATTCACCCTCTCTTACAAGCCCGACTTGATGGGGCCAAGGAGCTTCATCGAAGTAATTGAGTCGACTGGGTCGGGTCGCTTCAAAGCAGCGATATTTCCCCAGGGTGAAGGAGGGAGAGATGCTTATAGACAGGAGGAGATCAAGCAGTATTACAGATCTTTCCTATGGAGCTTGGTTTTCACTATCCCTGTCTTCTTGCTGTCCATGGTTTTCATGTACCTCCCTGGGATTAAACACGGGTTGGACaccaaaattgtgaaaatgaTGAGCGTAGGTGAGCTTCTCAGGTGGATTTTCTCGAGCCCGGTACAGTTTGTCATTGGACGTCGATTCTACATCGGGTCTTACAAAGCTCTGCGCCATGGTTCAGCCAATATGGATGTTCTGATCGCCTTGGGGACCAACACGGCCTACTTCTACTCTGTTTACTCTGTGCTGAGTGCCGCGACTTCTACGAGTTTCAGAGGCACGGACTTCTTTGAGACTAGTTCGATGCTTATTTCGTTCGTCTTGCTGGGGAAGTATCTGGAGGTTCAGGCAAAGGGAAAGACGTCTGAGGCCATTGCAAAACTCATGGACTTGGCACCTGAGACGGCGATCTTGTTGACCCTCGATATTGAGGGAAATGTGGTGAGCGAACAAGAGATAGACAGTCGGTTAATACAGAAAAATGACGTGATCAAGATCATTCCGGGCACGAAAGTAGCTTCGGATGGTTTCGTGATTTGGGGACAGAGTCATGTCAATGAGAGCATGATTACAGGAGAAGCGCGGCCCGTGGCAAAGAGGAAAGGGGATGCTGTGATCGGAGGCACTGTGAATGAAAACGGCATCCTGCATATTAAAGCGACTCGGGTAGGCTCAGAGAGCGCGCTTGCCCAGATTGTTCGGCTTGTGGAGTCTGCTCAGATGGCCAAAGCGCCAGTACAGAAATTCGCCGACCGCATCTCCAAGGTCTTTGTGCCCCTG GTGATCGTCCTTTCGTTTTCGACTTGGCTCGCATGGTTTTTAACAGGAAAGTTCCATGCCTACCCAAAGTCCTGGATTCCATCCTCCATGGACAGCTTTCAGCTCGCTCTCCAGTTTGGGATATCGGTGATGGTGATCGCCTGCCCCTGCGCACTAGGGCTCGCAACTCCAACCGCAGTGATGGTCGGGACTGGAGTCGGCGCATCTCAAGGAATCCTCATCAAAGGAGGCCAAGCACTGGAAAGTGCACACAAG GTTAATTGCATAGTGTTCGACAAGACGGGGACGCTCACGGTCGGAAAGCCCGTGGTGGTCAACACGAGACTTCTGAAAAACCTGGTGCTGAGAGACTTTTATGAACTGGCTGCCGCAACAGAG GTGAATAGCGAACATCCATTAGCCAAGGCTGTCGTTGAGTACGCAAAAAAGTTCAGGGACGATGAGGAGAATCCCGCCTGGCCTGAAGCCAGCGACTTCGTGTCGATCCCTGGCCATGGAGTGAAGGCCGTGGTTCATAACCGGGAGATAATTGTGGGAAACAAGAGCTTGATGTCAGAGCACAACGTTGCCATTCCAGTCGAAGCAGAAGAGATCATGGCCGAGACCGAAGGGATGGCGCAGACTGGGATACTGGTGTCTATAGACCGGGAACTGATTGGAGTCATCGCGATTTCAGACCTGCTGAAACCGGGCGCTCACGAGGTGATATCGATCCTCAATTCGATGAAAGTGAGGAGCATCATGGTGACTGGTGATAACTGGGGAACTGCGAATTCCATTGCCAAGGATGTTGGGATCGACACCGTGATAGCAGAGGCCAAACCTGAGCAGAAGGCAGAGAAAGTGAAGGATTTGCAG GCTTCAGGATACATTGTAGCGATGGTGGGAGACGGCATCAATGACTCACCGGCACTCGTGGCTGCGGACGTGGGGATGGCGATTGGTGCGGGCACAGATATTGCCATCGAGGCAGCAGACATCGTGCTAATGAAGAGCAACTTGGAGGACGTCATAACCGCGATTGACCTCTCCAGAACGACATTCTCCAGGATCCGCCTGAACTACATCTGGGCGCTGGGCTACAATGTCCTGGGAATCCCGATCGCCGCTGGGGCTCTCTACCCTTCCACGGGGTTCCGCCTGCCTCCTTGGATCGCGGGCGCTGCAATGGCTGCGTCGTCGGTCAGCGTCGTCTGCTGTTCGCTGTTGCTGAAGAAGTACAGGAGACCAATGCAGCTTGACAACCTTCAGATACAAGGCATAACAGTAAACTGA